GCTCTCGCGAAGGAATGGACCGCACCGCGGGCTGCGGACTTTCTCTGGGCGGGGGCATCCCTGCCGGCCTGGGAGGCGCTCGCGGTCGATCGCGACTGGGGTGCAGCGAAGACAGGCAAGACGTTGAGGCGAACTCTCGCCAGCGCAATTCTCGTCTGAATCAGCGCTCCTGCTCAGCGCTCCTGCTCAGCGGACAGGTAGTTTCGGATCGCGTCTTCCCATTCGGCCGGGCGGAAGAACATGGGCCCCATGCCTCCCTGGTAGGCCACGCGACCGTCGCGTCCGATCAAGTAGAGACGCTCGGGCAAGGCGGCGTAGGCGCTAGTGACCGCGTTGTCCATTTCGTCGATCAGTGCGGGCATCTCGAGCGCCAGCTTGAGCATGCACGACTGTCCGACTTCGATGCGTTCATCCATCGACTGGTGCTGTCGTACGAGCACCGTGTCTTCCTCGTTTTCGGCCACCTGCCAGCCATCGGTCGGATGGATTTCCTTGATGTACACGACGTAGAAGTCGACCTGCTCGCGGTAGCGCTGGTAGATCTCGTTGAGGGACCCAGCCTGGGCCCGAAATGGCGGTCAGGTGTAGCTGCCGAAGATCAACCCGACGGGTCGTTTCCCGAAGTGTTGAGAGAGCGCGACGCTCGCGTCGTCCTGGGCGCCGTACCCCGGCAGATAAGACAGTTCGAAGTCGGGTGCGGGCGCGCCGACCTGCGCCGAACCGGGACCGGATTCGAGCATTTCCTGCATCGTTTCGAGTGCCTTGGGCCGGAACATTGCGTCCCGCAGGCGTTCCAGTGTCAGCCCCTCCATCTTCTCGCCCTCACCGGATTCGAGTGCGGCGAGCATTTCGTCCCGCGTCTTCGCGAGCATTTCCAGGCTGGGTTTATCGGATGCGCTCATGGCCACTCCTCCGTCTTCTGATGCCTATAGTAGCCGTCCGGGTGTCGCGTCTGCTACCTGAAGGACCGTGCCGAACACCCTGCCTCCCACCGAGACTTCCCCTGTCTCACCCAAAGGGCCCCCCCTGCATCGCGGCAATCGCCCCGGTCGAGCGTGGCGCGTGCGCGACCGCTGGATCGCGGATCTGAAGGCTCGCGGGGTTCACCAGCGTTGGATCCTGTTTGCTGGACTCGCCGGAATGTTCGCGACGAATTTCACCTTTACCGTGTTGGCGGTCTCGTTGAAGAACATCGCTGCAGAACTCGGATCCAAGGAGACGACCCTGGCCTGGGTCGTGACCGCACCGATCTTGTTCTCGGCTGTCGCGCTACCGGTGCTCGGTAAGTTCGGCGATATGTACGGACATCGCCGCATCTTTCTGGCCGGGTCGGCGGCTGCGACTCTGCTTTCGTTCGTGACTGCTGCCGCCTGGGATGCCTACTCTCTGATTGGTCTGCGTGTGGCGGCTTCCGTCGTCGGCGCGGCCTCGGGTCCGAGTTCCATGGCATTGATCTTCAGCGCGTACAGCCCGGAGGAACGCACGCGCGCCATGGGTTGGTGGTCGATGATGGGCGCGGGTGCACCGGCTCTGGGTCTGATCGCGGGAGGCCCAATGGTCCAGTACATGGGCTGGCGCATGCTCTTCATCGTTCAGGGTGTGTTCTCGATACTCGCATTGGCTCTCGCCTGGTTCGTACTCATCGAGACTGTGCGACAGAAAGTTCGATTTGATGCTCTGGGTTCCGCGCTTCTGGCTGTGAGTGCGGGTTTCTTGATGTTCGCGCTCGGTCAGGTCGGTGAGCTGGGCTTGAGCTCTCGATGGGTCTGGGGCGCGGTCGCGCTCAGTTTCGTCTTCCTGGTCGGGTTCGTGCGCGTCGAGAAGAAGACGGAGGATCCACTGCTGCCCCTGCAGTTCTTTTCGTTGCGCAACTTCACTGCACCCATCCTCTCGGGTGCGCTGCAGGGTGGCGCCTATATGGGGGCTTTCGTGCTCGCCCCATTTCTGTTGCAAAACGTGTTTGGACTGAACGTCGCTTCTGCTTCGCTCTTCATGATTCTGCGCACTCTCACCCTGACCCTGGCCTCTCCTCTGGGAGGGGTTCTCGGAACGCGTGTCGGAGACCGCTGGGCTTCGATGATCGGAACCGCGACGATCATGATTTCGATGGCCGTACTCGCGACGGGCGCTTCGTCGGAGTGGATCGCGGTCGTGGGCGCGGGGCTGGTTCTCCAGGGACTCGGTCAGGGACTCTGCGGCCCTTCGCTGAATGCGGCGGTCGCTGGAGCAGTTCCGCCGGAGCATCTGGGAGTGGCCACTGCAGCCAATCGCCTGATCAATCAAGTTGTGACCGCCTTCGGGATCGCTTTGCTCGCAGGCCTGTACGCCGGGGGGGCGGGATATCAGCCAGCCTTCCTCGCGGGAGGAGTCATGGCTCTACTCGCGCTTTTCGCCGCGACCTTCATGAAAAAGGACCGGCCGCAGTCCATCTGAGTCTTTCAGGCCAGGTCTGCGATTACGGGTGCGTGGTCCGAGGCGGTCAGACCGTCCTGCTTCTTGCGATAGTCGCGATCGATCTCCACTGATTGCAGGCGCTCGACGAC
This window of the bacterium genome carries:
- a CDS encoding MFS transporter — protein: MRDRWIADLKARGVHQRWILFAGLAGMFATNFTFTVLAVSLKNIAAELGSKETTLAWVVTAPILFSAVALPVLGKFGDMYGHRRIFLAGSAAATLLSFVTAAAWDAYSLIGLRVAASVVGAASGPSSMALIFSAYSPEERTRAMGWWSMMGAGAPALGLIAGGPMVQYMGWRMLFIVQGVFSILALALAWFVLIETVRQKVRFDALGSALLAVSAGFLMFALGQVGELGLSSRWVWGAVALSFVFLVGFVRVEKKTEDPLLPLQFFSLRNFTAPILSGALQGGAYMGAFVLAPFLLQNVFGLNVASASLFMILRTLTLTLASPLGGVLGTRVGDRWASMIGTATIMISMAVLATGASSEWIAVVGAGLVLQGLGQGLCGPSLNAAVAGAVPPEHLGVATAANRLINQVVTAFGIALLAGLYAGGAGYQPAFLAGGVMALLALFAATFMKKDRPQSI